The DNA segment AACCGTAACAGGCTCTGTGTGCACAGGGCTTCCCGCAAGAGAAGCTATGAACGCTGGATCAACGATCACCGGCTCACTGACTCTCTTCGATCCCCTGTAGAGTGCTGTAAAGACCTCGTTCTTGTAGGCGTCGAGCACGGGCAAACGAAACTCGGTTTCGTTTTCGACGGGCAGGCTCGCGTTGAGCACGTCGAGCGTCATAACGGAAACGATCTTTAAGGAATGAGCGAAGGCTATTCCTTTGGCCACAAGCAAGCCTATACGCAGGGCGGTAAAGGAACCCGGGCCGATCGAGACCCCGAGCACAGACAGGTCAGCAAAATCCTTAGCTGTCTGATCCATGACTCCCTGGATCAACCCGGAGAGCACCTCGTTGTGCCTGGACCGGCTCTCAACACTCCGCTCGGCAAGGATCTTGCAGCCCCGGGCCAACGCCACCCCTGTCCAGATAGAGGATGTCTCGATTGCCAACACCAGATCGTTCACTCGAGCCTCTTCTGGATAGGGCCGGTGATGGTTATCCGACGATGGAGAGGATTGTCGGGAACGAACACCATCTCGACTCGACTCAGCGTACCTGGCAGCCAGCCAGCGTGTTCTGACCACTCCACAAGCATCACGCCATCTTCGTTATAGATCTCCTCAAGGTGCAGGCCGTCCACACCTGCCTGATTGAGGCGGTAAAGATCAACGTGCTTGATCTCGAAATCAGCCTGATAGCTACGCACCAGAACAAAGGATGGGCTCTGCACCCTTTGATCTACACCCAGTCCCTTGATGATTCCCTGGATCATGGTGGTCTTTCCTGAGCCGAGCTCCCCCTTTAAGGCAAGCACGTCTCCGGCCTGGATACTCTGGGCTATGCGTTTGCCGAGCTTATAGGTCTCTGCAGGGCTCCTGGTCTCAAGCTTGATCAATCTCATCCATCCTGTGTGGTTGATTTTCGCCCTCCCCTCTATTCAAACGGTAGAGATGAAGACATCCCTTAAGGGTAAGGTCGCGGTCCACGATCTCTATGGCGTTTGCAAACGGGGCAAAGCGATCGGCCAGGCCGCCGGTAGCTATAAAGGTAAAGTCTATCTTTGTTTCTCTTCTGACCGCGGCCCGCACCGCCTCAATTAGCCCTACCGTCAGAAGATAAGAACCGGACTGCAGGCACTCCTCGGTTGAGCGTCCAACGTAGCGGTCAGGCTTTTCAGGCTTGATCTCAAAAAGCTGCGGGGCTTTGGATATGAGATTATGCAGACTGGCTTCAAGACCGGGCGCAATGATACCACCAAGATACTCCCCCTTGCTTGTGACGAAATCTATGGTGGTTGCCGTACCAAAATCCACTATGGCCACGTCCTTGCCGTACTCGAAGTAAGCCCCCACCGCGTTGGCGATACGGTCAGCACCAAGATTGGAAAGGTTGCGGTAAAGGATGGTTATACCGGTATTAACATAGGGTGTAACCACCAGAGGATTCCCCAGGTTGAACCGGCTGCGAAACATCTCAACGAATCGCTCGGTAAGTTCAGGCACCACCGAGCAGATCACCGCGCCCCTGGGCTCCTGGATCCCCAGGGTTTTGAACTCTATAAATATCTCATCCGGTGTGTGCTCAGGATGAGTGGCCAGACGCACAGCCGAGGTTAAGCCAGCGCCCTCGGCTGTAGCTACCTTGGTGAAGGAGTTGCCTATATCAACAAGGACTATCATCTCGCCTCAAGAAGGTGCTGTGCCGGAACGGTGAAGAGCTCACCCTCAGAGCCCTGAACCAACGCCTCGCCTGAGGGTCCAAGATCAAGAAGACGGCCGGTGTATGTTCTGTTATCCCGGATAACCTTGACCGGCTGATCGGCCTCCAGGAGAACCCGGCGAATGGAGGGTTGAAAGAATCGAAATCCATGCTCGGCAAGCTCATCCATCGCCTTAAGTATAAGAGAGACTGTATCTATAAGCAAGGCTTCCAGATCGAACTCCGCACCTGCAAGCATACGCAGCGAGATCGCAGAGGAGGCTAGGCTTCCTTCAAACCCCTGCTGGTTAACGTTTACCCCCACCCCGATCCCCAGACGATCGTCCCATCCCTCAACCACAATACCGGCAAGCTTTTTCTCTTCCGCGTAGAGATCGTTGGGCCACTTTAACTGAAGACTTAACACCTTGGATGAGACTTCCTTCCACAACGCGTATGCGCATACCAAGGGCACCGCCCAGTCCTCCTTTTGTCTCTGGACTACCAGGGTAAAGTAGAGCCCTCCCCTATCCGATTGCCAGCGTCGTCCCAACCTGCCCTTGCCAGCGCTCTGCTCTAAAGCACAAACAAGATAAGGCGGCGACGCCTGGGATGCACGAGCCGCGTCCTGGGTAGAGGTAACCTCCTCGCGGAACTCTACATGGGAAAGACCCAAGGCCTTGCTAATCCTTGCTGCGTCCATGATCATCGAAAAAGGCCAAAGGCATATATATGGAGACGTAGGTGTGGTTGTGCGGATACTCAAACGTTCCTCTGGGGAAGTTGTCCATCTCGATCCCTTCCTTGATTGTAAACATAAAACCGGACCGGAACCGCATCTCAAGATTCAAAAGCAGCCTGGACTGGGTGAGGCTGCCGCTGTAAGGCTCGGTGATCAGGTTGTGGTTGTTGTAGATGTAGCGCCACGAGCGCTGATACCCTGCCTCGAAAACAACAAATGTCCATGGATTCCAGCTCATCAGTGCCGTAAGGACGTGGTAGTCGCGGCGGTAAGATACCGAATCCATATCACGGTTCATCCTCCAGATCTGATGGGTGCATGAAAGCTCAAGCCGCTCGGTAGGGGAGAATGATACGAAGGGCTTCAGGTAGCGGTCTATTAGCGTGTCGGCCGTCAGGACCCCCTGAGCATGCCAGCGGGTCTCGGTGCGGTCGAGATGCCAGGCAAACCGCGTGCCTACCCACAGGTCATTAAGAGGCTGTAGCTCAATCCTTCCCCACGCCGAGCTCTGATCCCGATCTCGTTCCCACTCGTATAAGGCGCTGTCAGGCCAGCAAAGCCTCTGTTGAGAACGGGTGCCCAGCTCGGCATGCAGACGCAGACGCATCCACCCAAGCTCGCCTCTCGCGTCAACCTCGAACCTGTAAGGGATCTGTATGAAGGAGTCATTCTTAGGGCCAGCAGGGGTATACATAAGACTTACGTTATGATCGAAACCCTGAGCTATCGCGTAAACGGCCACCCAGTCGGTAAAATCCCTGCGCCAGGCAAGACCTATACCCGCCTCGTCCTCCTTCTTGAAATACGAAGGAACCGCCACCAGGTGCAGATAGAAATCGCGCGCTACACGCATCGCAGGCTCAAACCGGTGCTGGGTTATGGAAGTCTCGTAGTCACGAAGCATGAAAAAACGATAACGCAAACTGAAAGGACCGGCTAAAGTGGCCTCCG comes from the candidate division TA06 bacterium B3_TA06 genome and includes:
- a CDS encoding pantothenate kinase, producing MIVLVDIGNSFTKVATAEGAGLTSAVRLATHPEHTPDEIFIEFKTLGIQEPRGAVICSVVPELTERFVEMFRSRFNLGNPLVVTPYVNTGITILYRNLSNLGADRIANAVGAYFEYGKDVAIVDFGTATTIDFVTSKGEYLGGIIAPGLEASLHNLISKAPQLFEIKPEKPDRYVGRSTEECLQSGSYLLTVGLIEAVRAAVRRETKIDFTFIATGGLADRFAPFANAIEIVDRDLTLKGCLHLYRLNRGEGENQPHRMDEIDQA
- the tsaB gene encoding tRNA (adenosine(37)-N6)-threonylcarbamoyltransferase complex dimerization subunit type 1 TsaB, producing MVRTRWLAARYAESSRDGVRSRQSSPSSDNHHRPYPEEARVNDLVLAIETSSIWTGVALARGCKILAERSVESRSRHNEVLSGLIQGVMDQTAKDFADLSVLGVSIGPGSFTALRIGLLVAKGIAFAHSLKIVSVMTLDVLNASLPVENETEFRLPVLDAYKNEVFTALYRGSKRVSEPVIVDPAFIASLAGSPVHTEPVTVFGPASLKYEESLRASLGKRLRMPENPQIAPTPSALALLAWQRREDACDPSDLEPFYLRMPDAKKPKP
- a CDS encoding biotin--[acetyl-CoA-carboxylase] ligase, with amino-acid sequence MIMDAARISKALGLSHVEFREEVTSTQDAARASQASPPYLVCALEQSAGKGRLGRRWQSDRGGLYFTLVVQRQKEDWAVPLVCAYALWKEVSSKVLSLQLKWPNDLYAEEKKLAGIVVEGWDDRLGIGVGVNVNQQGFEGSLASSAISLRMLAGAEFDLEALLIDTVSLILKAMDELAEHGFRFFQPSIRRVLLEADQPVKVIRDNRTYTGRLLDLGPSGEALVQGSEGELFTVPAQHLLEAR
- a CDS encoding tRNA (adenosine(37)-N6)-threonylcarbamoyltransferase complex ATPase subunit type 1 TsaE — translated: MRLIKLETRSPAETYKLGKRIAQSIQAGDVLALKGELGSGKTTMIQGIIKGLGVDQRVQSPSFVLVRSYQADFEIKHVDLYRLNQAGVDGLHLEEIYNEDGVMLVEWSEHAGWLPGTLSRVEMVFVPDNPLHRRITITGPIQKRLE